One window of the Candidatus Cloacimonadaceae bacterium genome contains the following:
- a CDS encoding AI-2E family transporter yields the protein MFESEKELRWIRLLLTIIAIPVVVIILKTLKAIFIPLIFAIFLSFVFAPLNAYLSKRKIPMVVTFLILLVIIVAFFAVLSFIVYAASNSLILGFPKYQEKFYQTTMETWQGFQSWLTQTNLALGNLSLIDISKLLSPSGFSITKTVTDTMGTFMNVLWNLFLTLVFLMFIVGGSVKLEKRLTQVLSSDRKSQTISMLYNIQSQMQKYLFTKTLISLATAIVGAILMLFFGVDFVLVVGIMLFVLNFIPNIGSIIASLLPMLICLLQYGFGGRLVIFSVCMIGTQMLFGNIIEPKIQGNGLNLTPIMVLISLIFWGWLWGIVGMIFAVPITSGINIILKQLDEKNIISAIISGN from the coding sequence ATGTTTGAATCTGAAAAAGAGCTAAGATGGATCAGGCTGCTGCTGACCATCATCGCCATCCCAGTGGTCGTGATCATCCTGAAGACGTTGAAGGCGATCTTTATCCCGTTGATCTTCGCTATCTTCCTCTCCTTCGTATTCGCTCCGCTGAATGCTTATCTATCAAAGCGGAAGATACCTATGGTGGTGACTTTTCTCATCCTGTTAGTGATCATCGTCGCCTTTTTTGCTGTGCTCAGCTTCATTGTCTATGCAGCCTCAAACAGCCTCATACTGGGCTTTCCAAAGTATCAGGAAAAGTTCTACCAGACGACTATGGAGACTTGGCAGGGCTTTCAGAGCTGGCTGACGCAGACCAATCTGGCTTTGGGAAACTTGTCCCTTATTGATATCTCGAAACTCTTGTCACCGAGTGGATTCTCCATTACCAAGACGGTTACAGATACGATGGGAACCTTTATGAACGTGCTTTGGAATCTGTTTTTGACCCTGGTCTTTCTGATGTTCATCGTGGGCGGTTCCGTGAAACTGGAAAAAAGGTTGACCCAAGTGCTCAGTTCCGATCGAAAGAGCCAAACCATTTCGATGCTATACAACATCCAATCCCAGATGCAAAAATATCTCTTCACAAAGACGCTGATCAGCCTCGCCACGGCTATTGTCGGTGCGATCCTGATGCTGTTTTTCGGAGTTGATTTTGTGCTCGTGGTGGGCATCATGCTGTTCGTGCTCAATTTCATTCCCAATATCGGATCCATCATTGCTTCCCTGCTGCCCATGCTGATCTGCCTCTTGCAATATGGCTTTGGTGGACGGCTGGTGATCTTCAGCGTTTGCATGATCGGCACGCAAATGCTCTTCGGAAATATCATCGAACCCAAGATTCAAGGAAATGGATTGAATCTGACGCCGATCATGGTCTTGATCTCTTTGATCTTCTGGGGCTGGCTGTGGGGGATTGTGGGCATGATCTTCGCCGTTCCGATCACCTCCGGCATCAATATCATCCTCAAGCAATTGGACGAAAAGAACATCATCTCGGCGA